One window of Cohnella hashimotonis genomic DNA carries:
- a CDS encoding carbohydrate ABC transporter permease — protein MLKTASRRENTISPLTNYVLNGGFIVLALACVLPVVLVIIVSFTHNDSLLSRGYSFFPAKWSLIAYESLFKDYGTILRAYGVSVGITAAGTVLSVLLMALYAYPISRQDYPLRPFFTFFLFFTMLFSGGIVSKYIVFTQGLGLLDNYLSLLLPLLIVPFNVIIMRTFFQTTIHPALIESARIDGAGELRIFVRIVLPLSLPVMATMALFSTILFWNDWFNALLFIRAEDKYPVQFLMIRVLNDIQYLRENVQLAAQNPEMMRNLPNESLQMAMAVVGMGPILIVYPFFQKYFVKGLTIGAVKG, from the coding sequence ATGCTGAAAACCGCGAGCCGCCGCGAGAATACGATCTCGCCGCTCACCAACTACGTTCTGAACGGCGGCTTCATCGTCCTGGCGCTGGCCTGCGTGCTGCCCGTCGTACTGGTCATTATCGTCTCGTTTACGCACAACGACTCCTTGCTAAGCCGCGGCTACAGCTTCTTTCCCGCCAAGTGGTCGCTGATCGCCTACGAGAGCCTGTTCAAAGACTATGGCACGATCCTTCGCGCCTACGGCGTCAGCGTCGGCATTACCGCCGCGGGCACCGTGCTCAGCGTGCTGCTGATGGCACTGTACGCCTACCCGATCTCTCGCCAGGACTATCCGCTGCGTCCGTTTTTCACCTTCTTCCTGTTTTTCACGATGCTGTTCAGCGGCGGCATCGTGAGCAAATACATCGTGTTCACGCAGGGGCTCGGGCTGCTGGACAATTACTTGTCGCTTCTGCTGCCGCTGCTCATCGTCCCGTTTAACGTCATCATCATGCGCACCTTTTTCCAGACGACGATCCATCCCGCGCTGATCGAGTCCGCACGGATCGACGGAGCGGGGGAGCTGCGGATTTTCGTCCGCATCGTTCTGCCGCTCTCGCTCCCGGTCATGGCGACGATGGCGCTGTTCAGCACGATCCTGTTCTGGAACGACTGGTTCAACGCGCTTCTGTTCATCCGGGCGGAAGACAAATATCCGGTCCAGTTCCTCATGATCCGCGTGCTCAACGACATCCAGTATTTGCGGGAAAATGTGCAGCTGGCGGCGCAAAATCCGGAAATGATGCGGAATCTTCCGAACGAATCGCTGCAAATGGCGATGGCGGTCGTCGGCATGGGCCCGATCCTGATCGTTTATCCCTTTTTCCAAAAGTACTTCGTCAAAGGGCTCACGATCGGCGCCGTCAAGGGCTGA
- a CDS encoding ABC transporter permease — translation MAPLHARWKLFWKYRYLTLMIVPALAVLVLNNYLPMFGVFIAFKNINYIDGIWRSPWVGFDNFEFLFTSGSIWRIARNTVSYSLVFMIVNLLVSVAIAVAINEIRNRWLAKTYQTFLIMPYFLSMVVVSYLVYGFLNPEKGLLNHTIVEWLGKSHVFWYSETAYWPYILTIVSAWKGVGIGAVIYIAAIAGIDPEYYEAAVIDGASKWRQIFHITLPTIRPVIIIITILNMGHVFNSDFGLFYQVPMNSGPLYPVTDTVDTYVYRALKELNDIGMSSAAALVQSVLGFALVLLTNASVRKIDKDQALF, via the coding sequence GTGGCGCCGTTGCACGCAAGATGGAAGCTCTTTTGGAAGTACAGGTATCTGACCTTGATGATCGTGCCCGCCTTGGCCGTGCTCGTCCTGAACAATTACCTGCCGATGTTCGGCGTGTTCATCGCCTTCAAGAACATCAATTATATCGACGGCATCTGGAGGAGCCCGTGGGTCGGCTTCGACAACTTCGAGTTTCTGTTCACCTCGGGCTCGATCTGGCGGATCGCCCGCAATACGGTGTCGTACAGCCTCGTCTTCATGATCGTCAACCTGCTGGTGTCCGTGGCGATCGCCGTCGCGATCAACGAGATCCGCAATCGCTGGCTGGCGAAAACCTATCAGACTTTTCTGATCATGCCCTACTTTCTGTCGATGGTCGTCGTGAGCTATCTCGTATACGGGTTCCTCAATCCGGAAAAAGGCTTGCTCAACCATACGATCGTCGAGTGGCTGGGCAAATCGCATGTGTTCTGGTACTCCGAGACCGCTTACTGGCCCTATATCCTGACCATCGTGAGCGCCTGGAAAGGCGTTGGCATCGGCGCCGTCATCTACATCGCGGCGATCGCGGGCATCGATCCCGAGTACTACGAAGCCGCCGTCATCGACGGCGCGTCGAAGTGGCGGCAGATCTTCCATATCACGCTGCCCACGATCCGGCCGGTCATTATTATCATCACGATACTCAACATGGGCCACGTGTTCAACTCCGACTTCGGCCTGTTCTACCAGGTACCGATGAATTCGGGGCCGCTCTATCCCGTCACCGACACGGTCGACACCTACGTCTATCGCGCGCTGAAGGAGCTTAACGATATCGGCATGTCGTCCGCTGCGGCGCTCGTCCAATCCGTGCTCGGCTTTGCGCTCGTGCTGCTGACCAACGCGTCTGTACGCAAGATCGACAAGGATCAAGCCCTCTTTTAG
- a CDS encoding sensor histidine kinase — translation MRDEVGLTTLRLVKQNHATLEKTLSAVSDKTVTLLDTHFFSDDGQYRFWTNIETLGQMREADAVLERWSSDGTEYSLYMTNKEGKSAPFDLSNKTRGFKYITWDTAALPDWAARALKEKGGATLLPLSTDGGAPTVSLVRAVLNPKAYDDTLGFLVVSRLEALLKRDLVSVGLASDAGIYLFNDSGEPLIQVGDEPLDMRGMPDRLQGETEGYFYDKRGGEELLYAFSRRSAFGTRLVYQIPLGAVADRRTAFQWIIMAASAIYLLCVFAFVLYLLRIVVRPLVRLTKITRIYEPGKRLEADEDLLRGDEFGILYGAFLKMTDRLDRSIEENYVIKIQQRENELAALHSQITPHLLYNTLDSIYWYALDSGNSGVGDMVKDLSKLLRIGLSKGKTEIPIGEELEHAQAYCRLQMKRYPDTFEARWEVDDALLTYMTPKVILQPLVENAIFHSVSSMDGEGLIVVRARRYGDDIRLEVEDNGFLPVDLERMDRILSGEERDKGYGIRNVHERVRLHFGEAYGLHYERPAGSGLRAVVTIPARDGGD, via the coding sequence ATGCGTGACGAGGTCGGCCTGACGACCCTTCGGCTCGTCAAGCAGAACCACGCGACGCTGGAGAAGACGCTGTCCGCCGTCAGCGATAAAACCGTCACGCTGCTGGACACCCACTTTTTTAGCGACGACGGCCAATACCGGTTCTGGACCAACATCGAGACGCTGGGCCAAATGCGGGAAGCGGACGCCGTCCTGGAGCGGTGGTCGTCGGATGGCACGGAATATTCCCTTTATATGACGAACAAGGAAGGGAAAAGCGCGCCGTTCGACCTGTCCAACAAAACCCGCGGCTTCAAGTATATAACCTGGGATACGGCCGCGCTGCCGGATTGGGCCGCCCGTGCGCTGAAGGAGAAGGGCGGAGCGACGCTGCTCCCGCTGTCGACGGACGGCGGCGCGCCGACCGTCAGCCTCGTTCGTGCCGTCCTGAATCCCAAGGCTTACGACGATACGCTCGGCTTCCTGGTCGTCTCGAGGCTCGAGGCGCTGCTGAAGCGCGATCTCGTCTCTGTCGGGCTCGCGAGCGATGCAGGCATCTATCTGTTCAACGATTCCGGCGAGCCGCTCATTCAGGTGGGAGACGAACCGCTCGATATGAGGGGCATGCCCGATCGGCTGCAGGGCGAGACGGAAGGCTACTTCTATGACAAGCGCGGCGGAGAGGAGCTGCTTTACGCTTTTTCCAGACGCTCCGCGTTCGGCACCCGGCTCGTGTATCAGATCCCGCTTGGCGCCGTCGCGGACAGACGGACCGCTTTCCAATGGATCATTATGGCAGCCTCGGCGATTTACCTGCTGTGCGTTTTCGCCTTCGTCCTGTATTTGCTGCGGATCGTCGTGCGCCCGCTCGTCCGCCTCACGAAGATCACCCGGATCTACGAGCCGGGCAAGCGGCTGGAAGCCGACGAAGACCTGCTGCGCGGCGACGAGTTCGGCATTCTTTACGGCGCCTTCCTGAAGATGACGGACAGGCTGGACCGATCCATCGAAGAGAACTACGTCATCAAGATCCAACAGCGGGAAAATGAGCTCGCCGCGCTCCATTCGCAGATTACGCCCCATTTGTTGTACAACACGCTGGACTCGATCTACTGGTATGCGCTCGACAGCGGCAATTCCGGCGTCGGCGACATGGTCAAGGATTTGTCCAAGCTGCTGCGGATCGGCCTCAGCAAAGGGAAGACGGAGATCCCGATTGGCGAGGAGCTCGAGCATGCGCAGGCCTACTGCCGGCTGCAGATGAAGCGGTACCCGGACACGTTCGAGGCACGTTGGGAGGTGGATGACGCCCTCTTGACCTACATGACGCCGAAGGTCATCCTTCAGCCGCTCGTGGAAAACGCGATTTTCCACAGCGTCAGCAGCATGGACGGCGAGGGCCTGATCGTCGTTCGCGCGCGGAGGTACGGAGACGACATCCGGCTGGAGGTGGAGGACAACGGCTTCCTCCCGGTGGACCTGGAACGGATGGACCGCATTCTGAGCGGCGAGGAGCGGGACAAGGGCTACGGCATCCGCAACGTTCACGAGCGCGTGCGGCTGCATTTCGGCGAGGCTTACGGGCTGCATTACGAGCGCCCTGCTGGAAGCGGACTGCGGGCCGTCGTCACGATCCCCGCGCGGGACGGCGGAGATTGA
- a CDS encoding response regulator transcription factor, which produces MHKILVVDDEPRVSTGIKNFLLGSELNIAHVETALNGFEAIDYLRMDTFDLVLTDIQMSRMSGIELMETIYMEQPHLPVIVISAHEKFDFAKKSLRLGARDYLVKPVERDDLLRVVGSVLRENEAIGRRSLAMTETQRDGAEKAGQPSMGELLAALVTEGDLPAKDGEALAALLSAQSEGGLFGVVSIRPDLSRGGFSDREIALQGRKLLKYASINILNECLVEWRGLSLSGYGNEIVAILRFGEPKAHERGAGIESQLHLIGQMIHMNLKSYLNVETTVGISSLHADVFMLPKLMDEANAAAEWRHVNPGQRVFYFEDRKARENLGIADWIAQVDAFAQTLKAGSGDDGPTGAGETLLLTLRRLQSEAEIFNSYFGMLAYRLYGLLLEQGRANGMSLQRFDPDAYFRGADAQGKLAALAAYIPEVSAMLGQLTQDRDRSILARITGFIRERFRDPALKIQDIASEVHFSTAYLSYLFKRETGKNLWDFVTELRIEEAKHMLETTDKKRYEIAYAVGYESPEHFGRMFKRYAGLSPAEYRKERQGSDG; this is translated from the coding sequence ATGCATAAAATACTGGTCGTCGACGACGAGCCGAGAGTAAGCACGGGCATCAAAAACTTTCTGCTCGGCTCCGAGCTGAATATCGCGCACGTAGAGACGGCGCTGAACGGCTTCGAGGCGATCGATTATTTGCGGATGGACACGTTCGATCTGGTCCTGACGGACATCCAGATGAGCCGCATGAGCGGCATCGAGCTGATGGAGACGATCTACATGGAGCAGCCCCACCTGCCGGTAATCGTCATCTCGGCCCACGAGAAGTTCGATTTCGCGAAAAAGTCGCTGCGGCTCGGTGCGCGGGACTATCTCGTCAAGCCGGTCGAGCGCGACGATCTGCTGCGGGTCGTCGGCAGCGTGCTGCGCGAGAACGAGGCGATCGGGCGCCGGTCGCTGGCGATGACCGAGACGCAGCGCGACGGCGCAGAGAAGGCGGGCCAGCCGAGTATGGGCGAGCTGCTGGCGGCGCTCGTGACGGAAGGCGATCTGCCGGCCAAGGACGGCGAGGCGCTCGCGGCGCTGCTGAGCGCTCAGTCGGAGGGCGGCCTGTTCGGCGTCGTGTCGATCCGGCCGGATCTTTCCCGCGGCGGCTTCAGCGACAGAGAGATCGCGCTGCAGGGCCGCAAGCTGCTCAAGTACGCTTCCATTAATATTTTGAACGAATGCCTCGTCGAATGGCGCGGCCTGTCGCTGAGCGGATACGGCAACGAGATCGTCGCCATCCTTCGGTTCGGCGAGCCGAAGGCGCACGAGCGAGGCGCGGGCATCGAGTCGCAGCTCCATCTGATCGGGCAAATGATCCATATGAATCTGAAAAGCTATCTGAACGTCGAGACGACGGTAGGCATCAGCTCGCTTCACGCGGACGTGTTCATGCTGCCGAAGCTCATGGACGAAGCGAACGCCGCCGCGGAATGGCGGCACGTGAATCCCGGACAGCGCGTGTTCTACTTCGAGGACCGCAAGGCGAGGGAAAACCTTGGCATCGCCGACTGGATCGCGCAGGTGGACGCCTTCGCGCAGACGCTGAAGGCAGGTAGCGGAGATGACGGGCCGACAGGGGCAGGCGAGACGCTGCTGTTGACGCTCCGCCGGCTGCAGAGCGAAGCGGAGATTTTCAACAGTTACTTCGGTATGCTGGCATACCGGCTGTACGGCTTGTTGCTCGAGCAGGGCCGAGCGAACGGGATGTCGCTGCAGCGATTCGATCCGGACGCTTACTTCCGCGGTGCGGATGCGCAAGGCAAGTTGGCAGCGCTGGCCGCCTATATCCCCGAGGTTTCGGCGATGCTCGGGCAATTGACGCAGGACCGCGACCGCTCCATTCTTGCGCGCATCACCGGCTTTATCCGGGAACGCTTCCGCGATCCGGCGCTCAAAATTCAGGACATCGCGAGCGAGGTCCATTTCAGCACGGCTTACCTGAGCTACCTGTTCAAGCGGGAGACGGGCAAAAATCTGTGGGACTTCGTCACGGAATTGCGAATCGAGGAGGCGAAGCACATGCTTGAGACGACCGACAAAAAGCGCTACGAGATCGCTTATGCCGTCGGTTACGAATCGCCGGAGCATTTCGGGCGAATGTTCAAGCGATACGCTGGCTTAAGTCCCGCGGAATACCGCAAGGAGAGGCAGGGGAGCGACGGCTGA